The sequence ACCACCCTCATCCTCGTCACCAACACCGTCTCGGCCCGGCAGTGGAAGCACGAGCTGGTGAAGCGGACCTCGCTGACCGAGGACGAGATCGGCGAGTACAGCGGGACCAGGAAGGAGATCCGCCCGGTCACCATCGCCACCTACCAGGTGCTGACGACCAAGCGGAAGGGCGTCTACCCGCACCTGGAGCTGTTCGACTCCCGTGACTGGGGCCTGATCCTCTACGACGAGGTGCATCTCCTTCCCGCGCCGGTCTTCAAGTTCACGGCGGACCTCCAGGCCCGTCGCCGCCTCGGCCTCACGGCCACCCTGGTCCGTGAGGACGGCCGCGAGTCGGACGTGTTCTCGCTGATCGGGCCCAAGCGGTTCGACGCGCCCTGGAAGGAGATCGAGGCGCAGGGCTACATCGCGCCCGCCGACTGCGTCGAGGTCCGGGTGAACCTGACCGACTCCGAGCGGCTGGCCTACGCCACGGCCGAGACCGAGGAGAAGTACCGCTTCTGCGCCACCACCGCGACCAAGCGGAAGGTCACGGAGGCGATCGTCCGCCGCTTCGCCGGGCAGCAGATCCTCGTCATCGGCCAGTACATCGACCAGCTGGACGAGCTGGGCGAGCACCTCGAAGCCCCGGTGATCAAGGGCGAGACGTCCAACGCGCAGCGCGAGAAGCTCTTCGACGCGTTCCGCGAGGGCGAGATCAGCGTGCTCGTCGTCTCCAAGGTCGCCAACTTCTCCATCGACCTGCCGGAGGCCACGGTCGCCATCCAGGTGTCGGGCACCTTCGGCTCCCGCCAGGAGGAGGCCCAGCGCCTCGGCCGTGTCCTGCGCCCCAAGGCCGACGGCCACCAGGCCCACTTCTACTCGGTCGTCGCCCGCGACACCATCGACCAGGACTTCGCCGCCCACCGCCAGCGCTTCCTGGCGGAACAGGGCTACGCCTACCGGATCGTGGACGCGGACGAGATCCTGGCGGAGGACTAGGCGAAGAACCGGGGCGGGCGGGACACGCGGCCTAGAAGAAGGAGTGCTCCTCCATCCAGCCCGTGGTCCTGCCGAACTTGCCGTAGTACCAGGAGCCGCCCTTGGCGGTGCAGTACACCCGCACGTTGTTGCCCGCGAACACGGACTTCTTCACCTTGGACTTGAAGCTGGGGCTGGTGTACATGTCGGCGTGGTCCCACTGGACGACCTGCAAGGTCTGGTCCTTGATGTTCTTGGTGCACGCGGAGGAGCCCACGGCCGAGGCGGTGGGAGCGGCCATGAGGGTGGCGCCGAGGGCGAGCGCGGCGGCGGCGGTCACGCCGCTGACCGCCTTGCGGAACGGAAGCTTCGAGAAAGGCATGCCAATTTCCCCGTTTACTCGGTCGAAGAGCGACCGAAGAGATTCGGACAACAGCTGATCATGTTGGCACACGCCCCTGAAAGCCGGAGCGCCAGGTTCGGGTGAGGGGGCCGCCAACAGCTGCTGCCACCAGGGAAGTTCGACCCGACTACTTGTGGTGTATGCCCGCTTCCTCGCCGTACTCACCGAGGATCACGACGCTGAACGCGGCCTCCACGAACACCTTGACGGCGCGCAGGGCGTTGCCCAGCGGGTGGTGGTGAGAGCCGTCCACGGCCGTGGCGCCGGTCGGGGGCCGGACAGGGGCGGGAGAGATGGTTGCTGCGCTCATGTCTCCATGGTGGAACTTCGGGCACC is a genomic window of Streptomyces griseochromogenes containing:
- a CDS encoding DNA repair helicase XPB, with product MNGPLIVQSDKTLLLEVDHERADDCRRAIAPFAELERAPEHIHTYRVTPLGLWNARAAGHDAEQVVDALVQYSRYPVPHALLVDIAETMDRYGRLTLSKHPAHGLVLTTTDRPVLEEVLKSKRIAPLVGARIDPDSVVVHPSERGQIKQVLLKLGWPAEDLAGYVDGEAHPIELLEEGWALRPYQKQAVENFWHGGSGVVVLPCGAGKTLVGAGSMAQAKSTTLILVTNTVSARQWKHELVKRTSLTEDEIGEYSGTRKEIRPVTIATYQVLTTKRKGVYPHLELFDSRDWGLILYDEVHLLPAPVFKFTADLQARRRLGLTATLVREDGRESDVFSLIGPKRFDAPWKEIEAQGYIAPADCVEVRVNLTDSERLAYATAETEEKYRFCATTATKRKVTEAIVRRFAGQQILVIGQYIDQLDELGEHLEAPVIKGETSNAQREKLFDAFREGEISVLVVSKVANFSIDLPEATVAIQVSGTFGSRQEEAQRLGRVLRPKADGHQAHFYSVVARDTIDQDFAAHRQRFLAEQGYAYRIVDADEILAED